The following coding sequences are from one Sesamum indicum cultivar Zhongzhi No. 13 linkage group LG11, S_indicum_v1.0, whole genome shotgun sequence window:
- the LOC105174198 gene encoding LOW QUALITY PROTEIN: protein QUIRKY (The sequence of the model RefSeq protein was modified relative to this genomic sequence to represent the inferred CDS: inserted 1 base in 1 codon) gives MAVVRKLIVEVVDARNLSPKDGHGASSPYVILDFHGQRRKTRTVIRDLNPAWNEXLXXXLELDVFHDKNVGPTTRNNFLGRVKLSSRQFVKKGEEALIYYPLEKKSFFSWIQGEIGLKIYFVDEIVPPPAPPPPPEEVKPETAPAPLEPPAASDAPAAEAEKNETSPGPPAEPPCDGDKPNEEQPPVPPAEAAVPTPGENPADSDPAAAQEETNTVDPAPHVEEIPPGGQNPDQVMASVSSRFVPEVKVNNINGPQPISRVSSVSSFMSDQSDRSTMERSSFDLVEKMHYLFVRVVKARSLPTAGSPVVKIAVSGSHVISKPARKTIFFEWDQTFAFNRDSPDSSPILEVSVWDPLSAISFGPTNDVAGHDFLGGICFDVGEIPLRDPPDSPLAPQWYRLEGGGAHRGDLMLATWIGTQADESFPDAWKTDTTGNPNSRSKVYQSPKLWYLRSTVIEAQDISMLIPLKESSFQVKVQLGFQVQKTKSVLTSAGAPSWSEDLMFVAAEPFTEHNLIFFLIENRSPKEQIIVGVARVPLTSIERRVDDRNVASRWFTLEDPNEEKRVYRGRVHLRLCFDGGYHVMDEGAHVCSDYRPTARQLWKPAVGTVELGIIGCKNLLPMKTIKGKGSTDAYAVAKYGNKWVRTRTISDSLDPKWNEQYTWRVYDPSTVLTVGVFDSWEVFESDGCKESVRPDFRVGKVRIRISTLATGKVYRSVFPLLLLSQAGLKKMGEIELAVRFARATPTLDFLHVYSQPLLPMMHHLKPLGMVQQEALRAIAVKIVSAHLSRSEPPLRREVVTYVLDADSNTFSMRKVRANWLRIINVIAGLLDVFKWVDETRSWKNPTATILVHALLVMLVWFPDLIIPTLAFYIFVVGAWNYRFRSRTTLPHFDPKMSLAESIDRDELDEEFDAMPCTRPNETVRARYDKLRMLGARVQTVLGDFATQGERMQALVTWRDPRATGIFVGLCLVVAFILYLVPSKMVAMAFGFYYLRHPIFRDRMPSPALNFFRRLPSLSDRML, from the exons ATGGCCGTAGTTCGTAAGCTTATAGTTGAGGTGGTTGATGCACGTAATCTTTCACCGAAAGATGGGCATGGTGCGTCGAGTCCTTATGTGATTCTTGACTTTCATGGGCAGCGCCGGAAGACGAGGACCGTGATCCGGGACCTGAATCCTGCGTGGAACG GCCTNNNNNNNNNNCTGGAGCTCGATGTTTTTCATGACAAAAATGTTGGACCAACGACCAGGAACAATTTTCTGGGCAGGGTGAAGCTGAGCTCCAGGCAGTTTGTCAAGAAAGGCGAGGAGGCATTGATTTATTATCCCCTGGAGAAGAAGAGTTTCTTCAGCTGGATCCAGGGCGAGATTGGATTGAAGATTTATTTCGTCGACGAGATTGTGCCGCCGCCCGCTCCTCCGCCTCCCCCCGAGGAGGTTAAACCTGAGACAGCACCGGCTCCTCTGGAACCTCCAGCAGCTTCTGATGCCCCCGCCGCTGAAGCAGAAAAGAATGAAACTTCACCAGGTCCCCCGGCAGAGCCTCCGTGCGATGGAGACAAGCCGAATGAGGAACAACCTCCTGTGCCGCCAGCTGAAGCAGCAGTACCAACCCCTGGAGAAAATCCTGCTGATTCGGACCCAGCAGCTGCACAAGAAGAGACCAATACAGTAGATCCGGCTCCACACGTTGAAGAGATACCACCCGGCGGTCAAAACCCTGATCAAGTGATGGCATCAGTGTCATCAAGGTTTGTGCCAGAAGTCAAAGTGAACAATATCAACGGCCCGCAGCCAATCAGCCGTGTTTCGTCGGTAAGTAGCTTTATGTCTGATCAATCTGATAGATCAACCATGGAACGCTCCTCATTCGATCTAGTTGAGAAAATGCATTACCTCTTTGTTCGAGTTGTGAAAGCTCGATCGCTTCCCACGGCTGGAAGCCCAGTGGTAAAGATAGCTGTGTCCGGCAGCCATGTCATCTCAAAACCGGCAAGAAAAACAATATTCTTTGAGTGGGATCAAACATTTGCTTTCAATCGGGATTCACCTGATTCGTCCCCCATACTTGAAGTGTCGGTGTGGGACCCACTGAGCGCCATCTCATTTGGTCCCACAAATGACGTAGCAGGACATGACTTCTTAGGTGGCATTTGCTTTGATGTGGGTGAGATCCCTTTGCGGGATCCACCGGACAGCCCATTGGCCCCACAATGGTATCGACTTGAAGGAGGTGGAGCTCACAGAGGAGACCTCATGCTTGCCACATGGATAGGTACACAAGCTGATGAATCATTTCCCGATGCTTGGAAGACCGACACGACCGGTAATCCAAACTCAAGATCGAAAGTGTACCAATCGCCTAAATTGTGGTACTTGAGATCGACTGTCATCGAAGCACAAGACATCTCCATGCTAATCCCTTTAAAGGAGTCATCCTTCCAAGTTAAGGTCCAATTGGGGTTTCAGGTCCAGAAAACAAAATCAGTCCTCACAAGTGCCGGTGCCCCGTCGTGGAGTGAAGATTTGATGTTTGTTGCGGCGGAGCCATTTACTGAGCACAAcctcatatttttcttgattgagAACCGGTCACCGAAGGAGCAAATCATTGTTGGTGTTGCTAGAGTACCTCTAACGTCCATAGAGAGACGGGTGGACGATCGAAATGTGGCATCAAGATGGTTCACGTTGGAGGATCCGAATGAGGAAAAGAGGGTATATAGAGGTAGGGTCCACTTGAGGCTATGTTTTGACGGTGGATATCATGTGATGGATGAAGGGGCTCATGTTTGCAGTGACTATCGTCCAACCGCCAGGCAACTGTGGAAACCCGCTGTCGGAACTGTTGAATTGGGAATCATTGGATGCAAGAATTTGCTACCAATGAAAACAATTAAAGGCAAAGGGTCTACGGATGCTTATGCTGTAGCGAAATACGGCAACAAGTGGGTGCGTACACGTACAATCTCGGATAGTTTGGACCCCAAATGGAATGAGCAGTACACGTGGAGGGTCTACGATCCATCCACTGTATTGACGGTTGGGGTGTTTGATAGTTGGGAAGTATTCGAATCAGACGGTTGTAAGGAATCCGTTAGGCCTGATTTCCGTGTAGGAAAGGTGCGTATTCGTATTTCTACTTTGGCCACCGGTAAGGTGTATAGAAGTGTGTTTCCGTTGCTTTTGTTGTCCCAAGCTGGTTTAAAGAAAATGGGGGAGATAGAATTGGCGGTTAGATTCGCACGTGCTACTCCGACGCTTGATTTCTTGCACGTGTACTCACAACCGTTGTTGCCAATGATGCACCATCTCAAGCCCCTCGGTATGGTGCAACAAGAGGCCTTGAGGGCGATAGCCGTGAAAATAGTGTCGGCCCACTTGTCCCGGTCGGAGCCGCCTCTCCGTCGTGAGGTGGTGACCTACGTGCTTGATGCCGACTCCAACACATTCAGCATGCGAAAGGTTCGTGCTAATTGGCTAAGAATCATCAATGTGATAGCTGGATTGCTCGATGTGTTCAAATGGGTGGACGAAACGCGATCCTGGAAGAATCCAACAGCTACAATACTCGTACATGCGTTGCTAGTGATGCTCGTGTGGTTCCCCGACCTAATTATTCCCACATTAGCCTTCTACATTTTTGTGGTCGGGGCATGGAACTATAGGTTCCGATCGAGAACAACATTGCCTCACTTCGACCCAAAGATGTCACTAGCAGAGTCCATTGACCGGGACGAACTCGACGAAGAGTTCGATGCTATGCCGTGTACTAGACCTAACGAGACAGTTCGGGCTCGATACGATAAACTAAGAATGCTGGGGGCACGTGTCCAGACCGTGTTGGGGGACTTTGCCACGCAGGGGGAACGAATGCAGGCGCTCGTGACATGGCGGGACCCACGTGCCACAGGTATCTTTGTCGGGCTGTGCTTGGTTGTCGCATTTATATTGTACTTGGTTCCATCAAAGATGGTGGCAATGGCATTCGGATTTTATTACCTGAGGCATCCGATATTCAGGGATCGGATGCCGTCCCCTGCCCTCAACTTCTTCCGGAGGCTGCCTTCGCTTTCGGACCGAATGCTGTAG
- the LOC105173940 gene encoding binding partner of ACD11 1-like has protein sequence MQTRTVEVKRVSDLATEREVHEFFSFSGEIEHIEIRREPGQCKTAFVTFKDPRALEIALLLSGATIVDQIVSITPAENYVPQPEIREVRIVDNAVSMSQENTCPAAEGKMSPNNGRVYVSKAQDVVSSMLAKGSAIGQDAMNKAKAFDEKHKLRASASARVTSFDRRVGLTEKLTVGISVVNEKVKSVDQKFQVSDKTMSALMAAERKINDTGSAVKSSRYVTAGTAWLNGAFNKVAKVGQVAGTKTREKWNLALSNLTAKDPPIAA, from the exons ATGCAG ACGAGAACAGTTGAAGTGAAGCGAGTATCAGATCTGGCGACGGAGAGAGAAGTCCAtgagttcttttctttttccggTGAAATTGAACACATTGAGATCCGCAG AGAGCCAGGGCAGTGCAAGACCGCGTTTGTTACATTTAAAGATCCGAGGGCGCTCGAAATCGCCTTGTTACTATCA GGTGCAACCATAGTGGACCAGATTGTTAGCATAACACCAGCAGAAAACTATGTACCACAACCTGAGATTCGG GAAGTAAGAATTGTTGACAATGCTGTAAGCATGTCTCAGGAGAACACTTGCCCAGCTGCTGAG GGAAAAATGAGTCCAAATAATGGGAGAGTGTATGTCAGTAAAGCCCAGGATGTTGTGTCAAGCATGCTTGCAAAAGGTTCCGCTATTGGACAAGATGCTATGAATAAGGCTAAAGCATTTGATGAGAAGCATAAGTTGAGGGCCAGTGCATCTGCAAGAGTGACTTCCTTTGACAGGAGAGTTGGGCTGACCGAAAAGCTTACAGTTGGAATTTCAGTTGTAAATGAGAAAGTGAAATCTGTGGATCAAAAATTTCAAGTGTCGGATAAAACTATGTCAGCTCTTATGGCTgcagaaaggaaaataaatgataCTGGATCAGCTGTTAAATCTAGCAG GTATGTGACAGCTGGAACAGCTTGGTTGAATGGTGCTTTCAACAAAGTGGCAAAAGTTGGGCAGGTAGCTGGTACAAAAACTAGAGAGAAATGGAATTTGGCACTGTCCAATTTGACGGCTAAG GATCCTCCTATTGCAGCCTGA
- the LOC105173941 gene encoding uncharacterized protein LOC105173941 — translation MEDLVLPPCQKQTIQTPRRCTPQSKDLWLAVEEGSVGDVDLALSFLKKKGGNINARTPFGLTPLHIATWRNHAPIVRRLLDAGADPNARDGESGWSSLHRALHFGHLAVACVLLQFDASLTLEDSKSRTPVDLLSGPVLQTVGKDNNSISTEVFSWGSGVNYQLGTGNAHIQKLPCKVDSLHGSFIKLISAAKFHSVAVSARGEVYTWGFGRGGRLGHPDFDIHSGQAAVITPRQVTSGLGARRVKAIAAAKHHTVVATESGEVFTWGSNREGQLGYTSVDTQPTPRRVSSLKARIVVVAAANKHTAVVSEAGEVYTWGCNKEGQLGYGTSNSASNYTPRVVEYLKGKSFTAVSAAKCHTIVLGSDGEVFTWGHRLVTPRRVVIARNIRKVGNTVLKFHRKERLNVISIAAGMTHSIALTDDGALFYWASSDPDLRCHQLYSLCGGSIVSISAGKYWTAAVTATGDIYMWDGKKGKDDPPTPIRLHGVKKATSVSVGETHLLIVSSLYHPCYLPSIAENSQNLKAQDELDELREGFMFDDVESEDVHNMQNDEIGNPSLPGGRNFSGKRTVPSLKSLCEKTAAEHLVEPRNVIQLLEIADALGADDLKKHCQEIAIRNLDYVLTVSAHAFAGTSLDILVDLEKLLDLKSSEPWSYRRLPTPTATFPAIINSEEEDGDTELLRMRDDGTKTPTSRKEGVQRLDGFLQSGDAAMEGADKKIRALRKKLQQIELLEEKQSKGHLLDDQQIAKLQKRSVLESSLAELGAPIETVQTKSSASVDEKWSKKALSRKQRRKSKQKDAENKEECSDFAIGDEPDIMKGFVDAEVTEDTNKGKAPEFESSMAIQETIVSPYNKKAIADIPQNKIATPTTSKKKNRKGGLSMFLSGALDDVPKTTAPPLVVAKSEGPAWGGANISRGLTSLRDIQDEQSKTKCTKTTRKKELEDFSEGAIGGKLPLSSFLHSSPIPMVPSRKGQVSDGDRNTPSWASSGTPPSLSRPSLRDIQLQQGKQQQGISHSPKTRTTGFSVTTTGQGSPSESAGMNRWFKPETDTPSSIRSIQIEEKAIKDLKRFYSSVRIVKNQS, via the exons atggagGATTTAGTTTTGCCTCCATGCCAGAAGCAGACGATACAAACTCCTCGCAGATGCACACCTCAGAGTAAGGATCTGTGGTTGGCTGTTGAGGAGGGGTCTGTTGGTGATGTTGACTTAGCTTTGTCGTTCCTCAAAAAGAAGGGAGGAAATATTAATGCAAGGACTCCGTTTGGCCTCACACCCCTGCATATTGCAACTTGGAGGAACCACGCACCTATTGTAAGAAGGCTCCTTGATGCTGGTGCGGACCCTAATGCTAGG GATGGGGAATCAGGATGGAGTAGCCTTCATAGAGCTCTGCATTTTGGACATCTGGCTGTTGCTTGTGTCCTTCTCCAGTTTGATGCCTCATTAACATTGGAGGACTCAAAATCCCGAACACCGGTCGATCTCCTATCTGGTCCTGTACTGCAGACTGTCGGGAAGGACAACAATTCAA TATCTACTGAGGTCTTTAGTTGGGGCAGTGGTGTTAATTATCAACTTGGTACTGGAAATGCACACATCCAGAAGTTACCATGCAAAGTTGATTCACTTCATGGTTCTTTCATCAAATTGATTTCTGCTGCAAAGTTCCATAGTGTCGCAGTTAGTGCACGTGGAGAAGTCTACACCTGGGGATTCGGGAGGGGCGGCCGTCTTGGGCATCCTGACTTTGATATACACAG TGGTCAAGCTGCAGTCATCACTCCTCGTCAAGTGACTTCAGGTTTAGGTGCACGTCGTGTTAAGGCTATTGCTGCAGCTAAGCATCACACTGTTGTTGCAACAGAGAGTGGAGAAGTATTTACATGGGGTTCTAATAGAg AGGGGCAACTTGGCTATACTTCTGTTGACACGCAACCCACCCCTCGTAGAGTTAGTTCCTTGAAGGCTAGAATAGTAGTTGTTGCTGCAGCGAACAAACACACTGCAGTAGTTTCGGAGGCTGGAGAAGTTTATACATGGGGTTGCAATAAAGAGGGCCAGCTTGGTTATGGAACCTCTAACTCAGCTTCAAATTACACTCCTAGGGTGGTGGAATACTTGAAGGGAAAATCTTTTACTGCAGTTTCTGCAGCAAAGTGTCACACTATTGTTTTAGGATCTGATGGAGAG GTGTTCACTTGGGGTCATCGACTTGTTACTCCTAGGCGTGTGGTGATTGCTAGAAATATAAGAAAAGTGGGAAATACTGTGCTGAAGTTCCACCGCAAAGAACGCCTTAATGTGATTTCTATAGCTGCTGGAATGACACATAGCATAGCTCTTACAGATGATGGTGCATTGTTTTACTGGGCATCTTCAGATCCTGATCTTCGATGCCATCAg TTATATTCGCTATGTGGAGGAAGTATAGTAAGCATTTCTGCTGGGAAGTACTGGACTGCTGCAGTTACTGCAACTGGTGATATTTATATGTGGGATGGTAAGAAGGGAAAAGATGATCCACCTACTCCGATTAGGTTGCATGGGGTGAAGAAGGCAACTTCAGTATCAGTTGGAGAGACACATCTTCTGATTGTCAGTTCACTCTATCATCCATGCTATCTTCCTAGTATTGCTGAGAATAGTCAGAACCTCAAGGCCCAGGATGAATTAGATGAATTGCGTGAAGGTTTCATGTTTGATGACGTTGAGTCTGAGGATGTCCATAATATGCAGAACGATGAAATAGGCAACCCCTCACTGCCGGGTGGTAGAAACTTCTCTGGGAAAAGAACTGTACCAAGCTTAAAGAGTCTTTGCGAGAAAACAGCTGCAGAGCATTTGGTGGAGCCACGAAATGTCATACAACTGCTGGAAATTGCAGATGCACTAGGAGCAGATGATCTCAAGAAACATTGCCAG GAGATTGCAATCCGTAACCTAGATTACGTTCTTACAGTGTCAGCCCATGCTTTTGCTGGCACTTCATTGGATATTTTGGTAGATCTTGAGAAACTGTTAGACTTGAAGTCATCAGAACCATGGAGTTACCGTAGGCTTCCTACACCCACTGCTACCTTTCCAGCCATTATCAATAGCGAGGAAGAGGATGGTGATACTGAATTACTTAGAATGCGTGATGATGGAACAAAGACGCCAACTTCCAGAAAAGAGGGAGTTCAGAGATTAGATGGCTTTCTGCAATCTGGTGATGCTGCAATGGAAGGCGCcgacaaaaaaataagggcTTTGAGGAAAAAGTTACAGCAGATTGAGCTACTTGAGGAAAAACAATCTAAGGGCCATCTTCTCGATGACCAGCAGATTGCAAAACTTCAGAAGAGGTCAGTATTGGAAAGTTCACTTGCTGAGCTTGGTGCACCAATTGAAACTGTGCAGACCAAATCATCTGCTTCTGTGGATGAGAAATGGAGTAAGAAAGCGTTATCTAGAAAGCAAAGAAGAAAGAGCAAACAGAAGGATGCAGAAAACAAAGAGGAGTGTAGTGATTTTGCAATTGGAGATGAACCAGACATTATGAAGGGTTTCGTGGATGCTGAAGTTACTGAAGACACCAATAAG GGGAAGGCTCCGGAGTTTGAAAGTTCTATGGCTATCCAAGAGACCATAGTTTCTCCGTACAACAAGAAAGCAATTGCGGACATTCCCCAAAATAAGATTGCTACACCTACAAcatccaagaaaaagaataggAAAGGCGGGCTCTCTATGTTTCTTAGTGGTGCCCTTGACGATGTTCCAAAAACCACTGCTCCACCTCTGGTGGTGGCCAAAAGTGAGGGTCCTGCTTGGGGTGGTGCTAACATTTCTCGGGGGTTGACCTCACTTCGTGATATACAGGATGAGCAGAGCAAAACCAAGTGTACTAAgactacaagaaaaaaagaattggaagATTTTTCTGAAGGCGCTATTGGTGGGAAACTCCCGTTGAGTTCGTTTTTACATTCCTCTCCAATACCTATGGTCCCCTCTAGGAAGGGGCAGGTGTCTGATGGAGATCGAAACACGCCTTCTTGGGCATCATCTGGAACTCCACCTTCCCTTTCCCGTCCTTCTCTCAGGGACATCCAATTGCAACAG GGAAAACAACAACAGGGTATTTCTCACAGCCCAAAAACTAGGACTACTGGATTCTCTGTGACGACGACGGGTCAGGGATCACCATCAGAGTCTGCTGGCATGAACCGCTGGTTTAAACCAGAAACCGATACTCCCTCATCAATCCGTTCAATTCAGATCGAGGAGAAGGCCATCAAGGACCTAAAGCGCTTTTACAGCAGCGTTAGAATTGTGAAGAACCAGTCATAG
- the LOC105173942 gene encoding uncharacterized protein LOC105173942 encodes MEKGPILLIGFLLFCCFGAIADAEYRLYKDPKKPLNRRIKDLLRRMSLEEKIGQMVQIERAVASAEVMKKYYIGSVLSGGGSAPAPRASPKAWVDMVNGFQKGSLSTRLGIPMIYGIDAVHGHNTVYGATVFPHNIGLGATRDPQLVKKIGAATALELRATGIPYTFAPCVAVCRDPRWGRCYESYSEDSEIVQAMTEIIPGLQGDIPANSRQGVPYVAGKKKVAACAKHYVGDGGTTKGINQNNTVTSKHGLLSIHMPPYDDSIIKGVATIMVSYSSFNGIKMHANRDLITGFLKKTLRFRGFVISDYKGIDQITSPIHANYTYSILAGIGAGIDMVMIPNNYTEFIDGLTFLVKNNFIPMSRIDDAVKRILRVKFIMGLFENPLADYSMTKYLGSRVHKELAREAVRKSLVLLKNGESADEPLIPLPKRASKVLVAGTHADNIGNQCGGWTIEWQGKTGNITSGTTILTAIKNTVDSKTKVIFHENPDAKYVKANEFSYAIVVVGEPPYAEGYGDSLNLTLPDPSYSIITNVCASLKCVVVLITGRPVVIQPYLAQIDALVAAWLPGSEGQGVADVLFGEYGFSGKLPQTWFKTVDQLPMNVGDQQYDPLFPFGFGLTTQPTNIS; translated from the exons ATGGAGAAAGGCCCTATACTATTGATCGGGTTTCTACTGTTTTGTTGCTTTGGAGCAATAGCAGATGCAGAGTACAGATTATACAAAGACCCCAAAAAGCCCCTAAATCGAAGAATCAAGGACCTGTTAAGAAGGATGAGCTTAGAGGAAAAGATAGGCCAAATGGTGCAAATCGAACGAGCTGTGGCATCAGCTGAAGTCATGAAGAAGTACTACATAG GGAGCGTGTTGAGTGGTGGAGGTAGTGCTCCAGCTCCTCGGGCATCTCCTAAGGCTTGGGTGGATATGGTGAATGGTTTTCAGAAAGGATCATTGTCGACCCGTCTTGGCATACCAATGATTTATGGGATTGATGCAGTTCATGGCCACAACACCGTTTATGGGGCTACTGTTTTCCCCCATAATATTGGTCTTGGAGCTACTAG AGACCCTCAACTGGTCAAGAAAATTGGAGCTGCAACTGCCCTTGAACTCAGAGCAACAGGGATTCCTTACACTTTTGCACCTTGCGTTGCG GTCTGCAGAGATCCAAGATGGGGTAGGTGCTATGAGAGCTATAGTGAAGATTCAGAGATTGTTCAAGCAATGACTGAGATTATACCAGGACTGCAAGGAGACATACCTGCTAATTCTCGACAGGGCGTTCCCTATGTTGCTGGAAA AAAAAAGGTCGCAGCTTGTGCCAAACACTATGTTGGCGATGGTGGAACAACCAAAGGCATCAATCAAAACAATACCGTGACTAGCAAACATGGGTTGCTAAGCATCCATATGCCACCCTATGATGATTCGATCATTAAGGGTGTTGCAACAATCATGGTCTCTTATTCAAGCTTCAACGGAATAAAGATGCATGCTAACCGTGATCTTATTACTGGCTTCCTTAAGAAAACACTACGTTTCAGA GGATTTGTCATCTCAGATTACAAGGGTATCGACCAAATCACATCTCCAATTCATGCTAACTACACGTATTCAATTCTAGCAGGAATTGGTGCTGGCATTGACATG GTCATGATTCCAAACAATTACACAGAGTTCATTGATGGACTAACCTTCTTGGTGAAAAATAACTTCATCCCTATGAGCCGGATTGATGATGCCGTGAAAAGGATCTTAAGAGTTAAGTTTATAATGGGACTGTTCGAAAATCCACTAGCGGATTACAGCATGACCAAGTACTTGGGGAGCAGG GTGCACAAAGAACTGGCAAGGGAAGCAGTCAGAAAATCTCTTGTGCTGCTAAAGAATGGCGAGTCTGCAGATGAGCCATTGATACCACTACCCAAGAGAGCATCAAAAGTACTCGTTGCAGGAACGCATGCTGACAATATCGGCAACCAGTGTGGTGGCTGGACTATTGAATGGCAGGGAAAAACTGGCAACATTACATCTG GTACCACAATCCTTACTGCCATAAAGAATACTGTCGACTCCAAGACCAAAGTCATTTTCCATGAAAATCCGGATGCTAAATACGTAAAGGCCAACGAGTTCTCTTACGCCATTGTTGTTGTGGGGGAGCCACCATATGCAGAGGGATATGGAGATAGCTTAAACTTGACACTACCCGATCCCAGTTACAGTATCATCACAAACGTGTGTGCCTCACTGAAATGTGTTGTCGTCCTGATCACAGGCCGTCCGGTCGTGATTCAGCCGTATCTTGCACAAATTGATGCACTTGTAGCTGCATGGCTTCCGGGATCAGAAGGCCAAGGTGTGGCTGATGTATTGTTTGGTGAGTATGGTTTTAGTGGTAAACTGCCACAAACTTGGTTCAAGACAGTTGATCAGCTTCCTATGAATGTTGGTGATCAGCAATATGACCCATTGTTCCCATTTGGATTTGGGCTTACTACACAACCTACAAACATAAGCTAA